One window from the genome of Saprospiraceae bacterium encodes:
- a CDS encoding 16S rRNA (uracil(1498)-N(3))-methyltransferase, with product MDLFVGTKLSESQFVLKENEYHHCIRVTRHKSGDVVLVTDFSGLIFEGVLTEINQTDAFISIKSIYKKEESGEHRITIAISPTQQMDRFEWFVEKSVECGVHRIVPIHCKRTENTKIKLDRLNKIITSSAKQTLRPLRPEINELVDFKVFVEGSVSSSQRFIAHCEPDSKIFLGNTYNAHVDAVVLIGPAGDFTLDEILLAKETGFIPVSLGDYRLRTETAGLSALQILQTIRNK from the coding sequence ATGGATCTTTTTGTAGGAACGAAATTATCTGAAAGTCAATTTGTTCTCAAGGAGAACGAATATCATCATTGCATCAGAGTTACCAGGCACAAATCAGGAGACGTGGTATTGGTTACCGATTTTAGCGGATTAATATTTGAGGGTGTACTCACTGAAATTAACCAAACAGATGCCTTTATTTCAATTAAATCCATCTATAAAAAAGAAGAAAGCGGTGAACATCGAATCACAATAGCAATTAGTCCTACGCAACAAATGGATCGTTTTGAATGGTTTGTTGAAAAGTCTGTAGAATGTGGAGTACATCGAATCGTGCCGATCCATTGTAAACGAACTGAAAACACTAAAATAAAGCTTGATCGTTTAAACAAAATCATCACCAGTTCAGCAAAACAAACCTTGCGCCCATTGCGACCTGAAATAAATGAACTGGTTGATTTTAAAGTATTTGTCGAAGGAAGCGTCTCATCGTCCCAACGTTTTATTGCACATTGCGAACCGGACTCAAAAATATTTTTAGGAAACACATACAATGCACACGTTGACGCAGTCGTTCTAATCGGACCTGCAGGAGATTTTACATTGGATGAGATTCTGTTGGCAAAAGAAACCGGATTTATCCCGGTCTCATTGGGAGACTATAGACTGCGGACAGAAACAGCTGGATTAAGTGCCCTACAAATTTTACAAACAATTCGTAATAAATGA
- a CDS encoding 2-oxoglutarate dehydrogenase E1 component has protein sequence MTDFSYLNNANPDFIDSLYQTYLNNPEALDPSWLAFFKGFDFAKQHNPDGESQQSKNQFEKELQVYQLIQAFRSRGHLLSDTNPIRKRKDRNAQLDLEDFGLSSNDLNVRFEAGKHLNLPNAPLSEILEQLKSIYCAKIGYEFTYIESFERRNWFQQKIEERIPVVDFSLNLTTKKRILEKINGAVIFEKFLHTKYVGQKRFSLEGGECTIPALDCIIETSASLGVEELIIGMAHRGRLNVLANIIGKTYEQIFNEFEGNAIPDISFGSGDVKYHLGFSSQIQTDSGKMVQLKLAPNPSHLEAVDPVACGLSRAKADILYHSDYDKILPILIHGDSAIAGQGIVYETIQMSQLPGYYTGGTIHFIINNQIGFTTDFDDARSSTYSSSVASVIQAPVIHVNGDDPEAVYYAAKLATEYRQQFNSDIFIDMVCYRRHGHNEGDDPKFTQPGMYEIISKHPNVRELYIKDLETRGDLQAQLAQNMEKTFWNLLQERLDQVKQNTLPYTYQEPELAWRSLKNKIETKDFDKNPDTGISMEQIKSLLKSMLEIPKDFNPLPKIKRLFQNWEQLIAANKTDWALAELLAYASLLVEGKNVRLSGQDVKRGTFSHRHAILFDAITNEDYNRLSNLSDQQAHFFIYNSLLSEFGVLGFEYGYSLASPNQLVIWEAQFGDFANGAQVITDQFITTAQSKWNRMSGLVLLLPHGYDGQGPEHSSGRLERFLQNCAEQNIVVVNVSTPANFFHLLRRQLLWNFRIPLIVMSPKSLFRHPDCHSQLDEFKTGSTFKEIIVDKISSEVNKILICSGQIYYDLKSKREELKLDDCMIVRIEQLYPFPQVQLDKILNKYKTARLSWVQEEPANMGAASYIQVNLNKNNLELICRPASASSAVGFKKIHDAQLQEILQAAFK, from the coding sequence ATGACGGACTTTTCATATTTAAATAATGCAAACCCTGATTTTATTGATTCACTATACCAAACGTATTTGAACAATCCAGAAGCATTGGATCCTTCCTGGTTGGCATTTTTTAAAGGATTTGATTTTGCAAAACAGCACAATCCCGATGGAGAAAGCCAGCAAAGTAAAAACCAATTTGAAAAAGAACTTCAAGTTTATCAATTAATTCAAGCTTTTCGATCACGGGGCCACTTACTCTCTGATACGAACCCGATTCGAAAAAGAAAGGATCGAAACGCACAATTAGATTTGGAAGATTTTGGATTGAGCTCGAATGATTTAAATGTCCGTTTTGAAGCAGGAAAACATCTCAATTTACCAAATGCACCCTTGTCAGAAATTTTAGAGCAATTAAAATCCATTTACTGTGCCAAAATTGGATATGAATTTACATACATTGAATCCTTTGAAAGGCGAAATTGGTTTCAGCAAAAAATTGAAGAACGCATTCCTGTTGTCGATTTTAGCCTGAATCTTACAACTAAAAAACGCATTCTAGAAAAAATAAATGGAGCTGTCATTTTTGAGAAATTTCTGCACACAAAATATGTCGGCCAAAAACGATTTTCACTAGAAGGGGGTGAATGCACCATTCCCGCATTGGATTGCATTATTGAAACCAGCGCTTCCCTTGGTGTGGAAGAACTAATAATAGGTATGGCGCATCGAGGTCGTTTAAATGTTTTGGCTAACATTATTGGCAAAACGTATGAACAAATTTTCAATGAGTTTGAAGGTAATGCCATTCCAGACATTAGCTTTGGAAGTGGCGATGTAAAATATCATTTAGGTTTTTCTTCGCAGATCCAAACAGATTCCGGTAAAATGGTGCAATTAAAACTTGCACCCAATCCCTCGCATCTTGAAGCAGTTGATCCTGTAGCATGTGGTTTATCCAGAGCAAAAGCTGATATATTGTACCATTCTGACTATGATAAGATACTTCCAATATTGATTCATGGTGATTCTGCAATTGCTGGTCAAGGCATAGTTTATGAGACGATCCAAATGTCTCAATTACCTGGATACTATACGGGTGGCACGATCCATTTTATAATTAACAATCAAATTGGATTTACAACAGACTTTGACGATGCACGCTCTTCGACGTATTCAAGTTCTGTAGCATCCGTTATTCAGGCACCTGTTATTCATGTAAATGGCGATGATCCTGAAGCAGTTTACTATGCTGCAAAATTGGCAACAGAATATCGCCAACAATTTAATTCGGACATTTTTATTGATATGGTGTGTTATCGCAGACACGGACACAATGAAGGTGATGATCCAAAATTTACGCAACCGGGGATGTATGAGATTATTAGTAAACATCCAAACGTACGTGAACTATACATCAAAGACTTGGAAACACGTGGAGATCTTCAAGCCCAACTGGCCCAGAATATGGAAAAAACCTTTTGGAATTTGCTTCAAGAACGACTGGACCAAGTAAAACAAAACACTTTACCTTATACCTATCAAGAGCCTGAACTGGCCTGGAGAAGTTTGAAGAATAAGATAGAAACCAAAGATTTTGATAAAAATCCAGATACTGGAATTTCTATGGAACAAATCAAGTCTCTTTTAAAATCCATGCTTGAAATTCCAAAAGATTTTAACCCTTTACCAAAAATAAAACGACTCTTCCAAAATTGGGAACAACTCATAGCCGCTAATAAAACGGATTGGGCGCTTGCTGAATTATTGGCTTATGCCAGCTTATTGGTTGAAGGAAAAAATGTGCGACTGAGTGGCCAAGATGTTAAAAGAGGTACGTTTTCACATAGACATGCCATCTTATTTGATGCGATCACAAATGAAGATTACAACAGATTATCTAATTTGTCTGATCAACAAGCCCATTTTTTTATTTATAACTCGCTATTATCTGAATTTGGTGTGTTGGGATTTGAGTATGGATACTCCTTGGCATCACCAAATCAATTGGTGATTTGGGAAGCCCAGTTTGGCGATTTTGCTAATGGCGCACAAGTAATTACAGACCAGTTTATTACAACAGCGCAGAGTAAATGGAATCGAATGAGTGGATTGGTCTTATTGCTACCTCATGGATATGATGGTCAAGGCCCCGAACACTCTTCAGGCAGACTTGAACGGTTTTTACAAAATTGTGCTGAACAAAATATTGTTGTGGTAAATGTGAGTACCCCTGCCAATTTTTTCCATCTTCTAAGACGTCAATTGCTTTGGAATTTTCGAATTCCACTTATTGTGATGTCACCAAAATCTTTGTTTCGACACCCTGATTGTCATTCACAATTGGATGAATTTAAAACAGGGAGTACATTCAAAGAAATTATTGTGGATAAAATATCCTCAGAAGTAAATAAAATTTTAATTTGTTCCGGTCAAATTTATTATGACTTAAAATCAAAACGTGAAGAATTAAAATTAGATGATTGCATGATTGTACGCATCGAACAACTCTATCCATTCCCACAAGTTCAGCTAGATAAAATTCTTAATAAGTATAAAACAGCGCGTCTCAGTTGGGTACAGGAAGAACCAGCCAATATGGGTGCTGCAAGCTATATTCAGGTAAACCTGAACAAAAATAATTTGGAGTTGATTTGCAGACCAGCCAGTGCTTCTTCAGCTGTTGGATTTAAAAAAATCCATGATGCACAATTGCAAGAGATTCTACAAGCTGCATTTAAATAA
- the mraZ gene encoding division/cell wall cluster transcriptional repressor MraZ: MYNLSGEYEVRLDEKSRLRLPTALSAQIGESPLKLVVNRGFEKCLLLYPESVWVEKTKEVNQLNQYVRKNREFARYFFRGATQLLTDASGRVLIPKLLQEHAGINQDVVLLAYHQHVEIWSREYYLKMVAEEPENFGELAEDVFGHKDV, from the coding sequence ATGTACAATCTAAGCGGTGAGTACGAAGTCAGATTAGACGAAAAGAGCAGACTGCGGCTGCCCACTGCTTTGAGCGCCCAAATAGGTGAAAGTCCATTAAAGCTTGTTGTTAACCGAGGATTTGAAAAGTGTTTGCTCCTGTACCCGGAGTCAGTCTGGGTCGAAAAGACGAAGGAAGTCAATCAACTTAATCAATACGTAAGAAAAAACAGAGAATTCGCCAGGTACTTCTTTAGAGGTGCTACGCAATTGTTGACCGATGCGTCTGGACGTGTCTTGATTCCAAAGCTCTTGCAAGAGCATGCTGGAATAAATCAAGATGTTGTTTTGTTAGCGTATCATCAACATGTGGAAATCTGGTCCAGAGAATACTATCTCAAGATGGTAGCAGAGGAACCAGAGAATTTTGGAGAATTGGCAGAAGATGTATTTGGACATAAAGATGTCTGA
- the rsmH gene encoding 16S rRNA (cytosine(1402)-N(4))-methyltransferase RsmH — protein sequence MSEPDRSYHHIPVLLKASVDELVTDPDGVYIDVTYGGGGHSNEILSRLSKKAKLFSFDKDPKVAEHLPADKRFEWIYSDFRYLKKYMDYFEIKQVDGVLADLGLSSHHIDESDRGFSIFSEKPFDMRMNTRQTRTAYHILKTYSENQLEAMIKNYGELTNARLLAKQLVIARSKLNFNSCKEVSDWAMGFAYGNKIKFLAQFFQSFRIEVNREIESLKNLLDQASTIIKPGGHMVVISYHSLEDRLVKHWFKNGKAEDTFEVNQNAPFVPKYKHAMLPDEHEIKLNSRARSAKMRVGIKQ from the coding sequence ATGTCTGAGCCGGATAGATCATATCATCACATCCCGGTATTGCTCAAAGCATCGGTGGATGAATTGGTAACAGATCCTGATGGTGTCTATATAGATGTAACTTATGGTGGTGGAGGGCACAGCAATGAAATATTAAGTCGCCTCAGCAAAAAAGCTAAACTGTTTTCTTTTGATAAAGACCCCAAAGTTGCAGAACATTTACCGGCTGACAAGCGGTTTGAATGGATTTATTCTGATTTCAGGTACTTAAAGAAGTACATGGATTATTTTGAAATAAAACAAGTGGATGGAGTTTTAGCAGATCTTGGGCTTTCTTCGCATCATATCGATGAATCAGATCGCGGTTTTTCTATTTTTTCGGAAAAACCATTTGATATGCGAATGAATACCCGGCAAACACGCACAGCCTATCATATTTTGAAAACGTATTCCGAGAATCAATTGGAAGCAATGATCAAAAATTATGGTGAGTTGACAAATGCAAGGTTACTAGCTAAACAGTTGGTCATTGCAAGGTCTAAATTGAATTTTAATTCTTGTAAAGAAGTTTCAGATTGGGCAATGGGTTTTGCGTATGGAAATAAGATAAAATTTCTTGCACAATTTTTTCAGTCTTTTCGGATTGAAGTGAATCGTGAAATTGAATCTTTGAAAAACTTGTTAGATCAGGCATCCACAATTATTAAACCGGGAGGTCACATGGTGGTAATAAGTTACCACTCATTGGAAGATCGTTTAGTAAAACATTGGTTTAAAAATGGAAAGGCAGAAGATACTTTTGAAGTAAATCAAAATGCACCTTTTGTACCAAAATATAAACATGCGATGCTGCCGGATGAACATGAAATTAAATTGAATTCACGCGCTCGTTCTGCAAAAATGAGAGTAGGAATTAAACAATAA
- a CDS encoding transpeptidase family protein, translated as MDRRKEFLIRVYVVLAVFALIAGVLMWKAFTINVVQGDGWRKKGKELYFSLMPVKAERGKILAEDGSPLATSQPIFEIRMDTRASGLTQELFNKQVDSLADNLQRFLYPEKSKQAIKNVLVSARKKSDRYVLIARNLNYDQMVTVKSFPLFRLGPNKGGMITITENRREKPYKNFASRTIGLDRENAEPIGLEKSFDHFLKGHEGQRVMRKVGPNIYIPVNGLEELTAKKGNDVVTTLNPSIQEIAELSLADAITKHHAEEGCAIVMDVATGAIKAIANLSWNNTGELVENYNYAIGKSSEPGSTFKLASLIALLEEQTVDTSTAVDLNGGACRFYDRIMKDSKMHGVGKSDLTYSFIQSSNVGISKIAASVFENNPARFVNYLKRFGLSTKTGIELDGEPSPLIKDPQKNKNTWYGTTLPWMSVGYELQLTPLQILNFYNGIANRGRVMKPYLVSDILNGNHTVKHFDPVVLRDSIISESSLNKVIELMKQVVDKGTAKNIKSDVYSIAGKTGTAVSNYFEKGSEKKNYQSSFAGFFPADDPKFSCIVVVYNPQEAGFYGSEVAAPVFKRIADRCMRTVFTKTAAINLIPKSTPVNERLPVGNKGFARDFEMVFKHIGLPLHQKEQSKWIETSTGEDGVYSVDWNFDGKLMPDLRGMGLRDAMYVMDGYGVKLIPHGIGKITTQSISPGLQISSKLVELYLE; from the coding sequence ATGGATCGCCGGAAAGAATTTTTAATCAGAGTATATGTTGTATTAGCAGTTTTTGCGCTAATAGCAGGCGTACTGATGTGGAAGGCGTTTACAATCAATGTGGTCCAAGGTGACGGGTGGAGAAAGAAAGGAAAAGAATTGTATTTTTCTTTAATGCCGGTCAAAGCGGAACGCGGAAAAATTCTTGCTGAAGATGGAAGTCCATTGGCGACTTCCCAACCGATCTTTGAAATCAGGATGGATACTAGAGCATCCGGTCTAACACAGGAACTGTTTAATAAACAAGTTGATTCTCTTGCAGACAATTTGCAACGGTTTCTGTATCCAGAAAAATCGAAACAGGCAATTAAAAATGTGCTTGTGTCAGCTAGGAAAAAATCAGACCGGTATGTATTAATAGCACGAAATTTGAATTATGACCAAATGGTCACTGTAAAAAGTTTCCCTTTATTTAGGTTGGGTCCAAATAAGGGAGGTATGATTACGATAACAGAAAATCGTCGGGAAAAACCATATAAAAATTTCGCTAGCCGAACGATCGGATTGGATCGTGAAAATGCAGAACCAATTGGCTTGGAAAAATCGTTTGATCATTTTCTCAAAGGGCACGAAGGGCAACGAGTCATGCGTAAAGTGGGTCCAAATATTTACATACCAGTAAATGGCTTGGAGGAATTGACAGCAAAAAAGGGGAATGATGTTGTAACTACTTTAAATCCAAGTATTCAAGAAATTGCAGAGTTAAGTTTAGCTGATGCGATCACAAAGCATCATGCAGAAGAAGGATGCGCAATTGTAATGGATGTAGCAACTGGTGCAATTAAAGCAATTGCAAATTTATCTTGGAATAATACAGGCGAATTGGTTGAAAATTACAATTATGCTATTGGAAAATCAAGCGAACCGGGTTCCACATTTAAACTAGCAAGCTTGATTGCTTTGCTCGAGGAGCAAACCGTCGATACAAGTACTGCAGTAGATTTAAATGGAGGGGCTTGTAGATTCTATGATCGGATCATGAAAGATTCCAAAATGCACGGAGTTGGTAAATCTGATTTGACCTATTCTTTTATTCAGTCTTCTAATGTAGGTATCTCTAAAATTGCAGCCTCTGTTTTTGAAAATAATCCAGCTCGTTTTGTGAATTACCTGAAACGATTTGGTCTGAGTACAAAAACAGGCATTGAACTCGACGGCGAACCGTCACCTCTGATCAAAGATCCGCAAAAGAATAAAAACACATGGTATGGTACAACCTTACCCTGGATGTCGGTTGGATATGAGTTGCAACTCACTCCATTACAAATTTTAAACTTTTATAATGGAATAGCAAATAGAGGTCGGGTAATGAAACCCTATTTAGTAAGTGATATTTTAAATGGCAATCATACTGTTAAACATTTTGATCCGGTGGTACTTCGAGATTCAATCATTTCTGAATCCTCACTAAACAAAGTGATCGAATTAATGAAACAGGTTGTGGATAAGGGAACTGCTAAAAACATTAAAAGTGATGTGTATTCAATTGCCGGAAAAACGGGTACTGCAGTTTCAAATTATTTTGAGAAAGGCTCCGAGAAAAAAAATTACCAATCATCGTTTGCAGGTTTTTTTCCTGCTGATGATCCTAAATTTTCTTGCATCGTGGTAGTATATAATCCTCAGGAAGCTGGATTCTATGGTTCGGAGGTTGCTGCTCCGGTTTTTAAAAGAATTGCCGATCGATGCATGCGAACTGTTTTTACAAAAACAGCAGCTATAAACTTGATTCCGAAATCAACACCAGTCAATGAACGATTGCCTGTAGGAAATAAGGGATTTGCAAGAGATTTTGAAATGGTTTTTAAACACATTGGTTTGCCATTGCATCAAAAAGAACAGTCAAAATGGATAGAAACGAGTACAGGTGAAGACGGAGTTTATAGTGTAGATTGGAATTTCGATGGGAAGCTTATGCCGGATTTACGTGGAATGGGTTTGCGTGATGCAATGTATGTGATGGATGGCTATGGTGTAAAATTAATACCACATGGAATTGGAAAAATTACGACACAGAGTATCAGTCCTGGTTTGCAAATTAGTAGCAAATTAGTTGAATTATATTTAGAATAA
- a CDS encoding UDP-N-acetylmuramoyl-L-alanyl-D-glutamate--2,6-diaminopimelate ligase: protein MKSLGNLLSGIAGFELKGPVDKTIDGFEFDSRHVKRGIVFVARNGVQFDGHDFIESAIHQGCEVIICEQFPANCIETICYIKANSIPDLLAELMHRFFDFQLHGIQLIGVTGTNGKTTIASLLFQLFTKLGFKCGLLSTVENILVDEIIPATHTTPDQIRLYELLYKMVQKQCAYVFMEVSSHALDQGRVTGLNFCAGIFTNITHDHLDYHKTFKAYIAAKKLFFDRLPTNSFALINSDDPNGGVMVQNTKARKVSYALSGLADYRARILENGFDGLHLKFNEQEWHARLVGEFNAYNLLAVYACAIELGFAGEDVLLKMSELYPPQGRLDWIRNEHTGKIGIVDYAHTPDALEKILKAIKSIRKADQKIITVIGCGGDRDTKKRPVMGSIASVESDLLILTSDNPRSEDPDQIIKQMESGIPEDRKMIYLIIEDRSQAIKTACALAAANDIILVAGKGHENYQDIKGKKFAFDDKQILKTYLLNL from the coding sequence TTGAAAAGTTTGGGAAATCTTCTATCGGGCATTGCAGGTTTTGAATTAAAAGGTCCTGTTGATAAAACGATTGATGGATTTGAGTTTGATTCAAGGCATGTAAAAAGAGGAATTGTATTTGTTGCCCGGAATGGAGTTCAATTTGATGGTCATGATTTTATAGAGTCAGCCATTCATCAAGGTTGTGAAGTAATCATTTGTGAGCAGTTTCCAGCAAATTGTATTGAAACCATTTGTTACATAAAGGCAAATTCGATACCAGATTTGTTGGCTGAATTAATGCACAGGTTTTTTGACTTCCAATTACATGGAATTCAATTGATAGGTGTTACAGGTACCAATGGAAAAACAACGATTGCAAGTTTACTGTTTCAATTGTTTACAAAATTGGGATTTAAATGTGGTTTGTTGTCAACGGTTGAAAATATTTTGGTTGATGAGATTATACCTGCAACACATACAACACCTGATCAAATACGCTTGTATGAATTGTTGTACAAAATGGTTCAAAAACAATGTGCATATGTTTTTATGGAAGTGAGTTCACATGCTTTGGATCAAGGTCGGGTTACAGGTTTGAATTTTTGTGCCGGGATCTTTACAAACATTACGCACGATCATTTGGATTATCATAAAACATTTAAGGCGTATATAGCTGCTAAGAAATTGTTTTTTGATCGATTGCCAACCAATTCATTTGCTTTAATTAATTCGGATGATCCGAATGGAGGGGTCATGGTTCAAAATACAAAAGCACGAAAAGTTAGTTATGCCTTGTCAGGATTAGCAGATTACAGAGCCAGAATTCTTGAAAATGGTTTTGACGGCTTGCATTTAAAGTTTAATGAGCAAGAATGGCATGCCAGATTGGTTGGAGAATTTAATGCTTATAATCTTTTAGCTGTTTATGCATGTGCTATAGAACTTGGTTTTGCAGGAGAAGATGTGTTATTAAAAATGTCAGAATTGTATCCTCCGCAAGGTCGCTTGGATTGGATCCGTAATGAACATACTGGTAAAATAGGCATTGTGGATTATGCACATACGCCGGATGCTTTGGAAAAAATATTAAAAGCAATTAAGAGTATCCGGAAGGCGGATCAAAAAATAATAACTGTAATAGGTTGTGGAGGTGACAGAGATACAAAAAAAAGACCCGTCATGGGAAGTATTGCTTCTGTTGAAAGTGATTTGTTGATTTTAACATCAGATAATCCGAGGTCTGAAGATCCGGATCAAATAATAAAACAAATGGAATCAGGTATTCCTGAAGATAGAAAAATGATCTATTTGATAATTGAAGATCGTTCCCAAGCAATTAAAACAGCTTGTGCTCTTGCCGCAGCAAATGATATTATTCTGGTTGCAGGAAAGGGACATGAAAATTATCAGGATATCAAGGGCAAAAAGTTTGCTTTTGATGATAAACAAATTTTGAAAACATATTTGTTAAACTTATAA
- a CDS encoding phospho-N-acetylmuramoyl-pentapeptide-transferase, producing MLYYLFQFTEKLFHLPGGRLFQYISFRAGLAIILSLIISMVFGNRIIRLLRKLQIGETVRDLGLDGQKQKEGTPTMGGIIIILAILIPCLLLCKLENVYIQVMLFTTIWMGLIGFADDYIKVFLKDKEGLKAIFKILGQVVCGLVIALVMLYHEKVLVRMPKAEALKMKYTVEEEFTTWDAIRNQTHEYVYVKTQLTNVPFLKGNRFDYYWISEFFGDNNHLWMWLIFIPIVIFIVTAVSNAANLTDGLDGLATGVSAIIAITLAVLAYVSGNAIVADYLNIFYLPYSGELVVFSAAFLGSCIGFLWYNSFPAKVFMGDTGSLAIGGIIAALAILLRKELLIPLFCGVFFVENLSVVLQVSYFKYTRKKYGEGKRIFLMSPLHHHFQKKGMHEATIAVRFWIITVILSVLTIITLKIR from the coding sequence ATGTTATATTACTTATTTCAATTTACAGAAAAATTATTTCACCTTCCGGGTGGTAGGCTCTTTCAATATATTTCTTTTAGAGCTGGACTTGCAATAATTTTATCCCTTATAATTTCAATGGTTTTTGGTAATCGGATCATCCGGTTGTTGAGAAAATTACAGATAGGAGAAACAGTTCGCGATCTTGGATTGGATGGTCAAAAGCAAAAGGAGGGAACGCCTACTATGGGTGGTATCATTATTATTCTAGCCATTTTAATTCCTTGCTTGCTTTTGTGTAAATTAGAAAATGTGTACATCCAGGTAATGTTATTTACTACAATCTGGATGGGTTTGATTGGATTTGCAGATGATTATATTAAAGTATTTTTAAAAGACAAAGAAGGTTTAAAAGCCATTTTTAAAATTCTAGGTCAGGTTGTTTGTGGATTAGTCATTGCTTTGGTCATGCTTTACCATGAAAAGGTATTGGTCAGAATGCCTAAAGCCGAAGCTTTAAAAATGAAATATACCGTCGAAGAAGAGTTTACCACTTGGGATGCTATTCGAAATCAAACACATGAATATGTTTACGTAAAAACGCAACTTACAAACGTTCCATTTCTGAAAGGGAATCGCTTTGACTATTATTGGATTTCAGAATTTTTTGGAGACAACAATCATCTTTGGATGTGGCTGATTTTTATACCAATTGTTATATTTATTGTTACTGCAGTTTCAAATGCTGCCAATTTAACGGATGGATTGGATGGCTTAGCCACGGGTGTTTCTGCAATCATTGCAATTACGCTGGCCGTTTTAGCTTATGTTTCTGGAAATGCAATTGTTGCAGATTATTTGAACATTTTTTATCTGCCTTATAGTGGAGAACTGGTTGTGTTTTCTGCAGCTTTCCTTGGCTCATGTATTGGTTTTTTATGGTATAATTCATTTCCGGCAAAAGTTTTTATGGGGGATACAGGCAGCCTTGCAATTGGCGGGATCATTGCAGCTCTTGCAATTTTACTTAGAAAGGAATTATTGATTCCTTTGTTCTGCGGTGTATTCTTTGTAGAAAATCTTTCTGTTGTTTTGCAAGTGAGCTATTTTAAATATACTCGTAAAAAATATGGAGAAGGTAAACGTATTTTTCTTATGTCTCCTTTACATCATCATTTTCAAAAAAAGGGAATGCATGAAGCAACCATTGCTGTTAGATTCTGGATCATTACCGTAATCTTATCTGTGCTTACAATCATTACATTAAAAATCAGATAA